Sequence from the Schaalia sp. 19OD2882 genome:
CCACGTGTCGGCTGCGGCTGCCACGTGGATGACGAGCATGAGCAGCATCGCCGCACGGAAGACCCAGATGAATCCACCGTGGGGGAAGATCGGGTAGAGGGCATCCCCCTTGAGCCACTCGGCGTAGTGGTCGTACGCCTCCTGACCGAGGAACATCTTGAGGTTGCCGTAGGAGTGGAAGAGCAGGAAGAAGACGAAGACAAGTCCCGAGACCGCCATGAGTTGCTTGACGAACACAGTGGTGGTCCACGCGTGACGCTTCTTCGTCGCGACATTCGTTGTGGCCATGAGCGCAAGACTAGGGGTGTCGCGGGCCACGATCGTGGGACCGATGGGCGCCCGGTCACGTCGACGAATCCGGCGCAATCATTTTCCGCGCAATTCCGCGGATCCACTCTGCTTCGGCGAGCGTCCTCCCCGGTGCGGGCGCACCCGGGTACCCATCGGCGCAAGGTGGGCTGACCTGCATTTTACGAAGGACTCCGCTTCACATTTGCTCACGCGAGCCGGGCGCACATGGTCACGGCGTCCTCGACGGGGTTTCGGAAGTAGCGGGCCACCCGTCCGATCTCCTTGAATCCGACCGCCCGGTAGAGGTGCTGGGCACCCTCGTTGGAGCGTCGGACCTCCAGGAAGACGCGCTCGGCCCCGGCCTCTCGGGCGGCCCGCAGGAGGTCTTCGACCAGGGCCCGCCCGATACCGCGTCCCCGGTGGGCAGGCGCGACGCCGACACTCATGACATCCGCATCCACTCCCAGGGCGATCCCCGCCCAGGCGACGAGGACTCCCTCC
This genomic interval carries:
- the rimI gene encoding ribosomal protein S18-alanine N-acetyltransferase; translation: MSAPVLLPLGPEDAQEVHALESVVFAEDPWTFPMVAEELSSPRRHWVGVREEGVLVAWAGIALGVDADVMSVGVAPAHRGRGIGRALVEDLLRAAREAGAERVFLEVRRSNEGAQHLYRAVGFKEIGRVARYFRNPVEDAVTMCARLA